A part of Paraburkholderia largidicola genomic DNA contains:
- a CDS encoding YceI family protein — protein MSIIFRRAVAAIAITAALGACTPLQVVTHTVTQTEARVPVGQYKLDPHHTSVTFNVDHFKYTRFTMRFDRVAGEIDWKEGGLDKSQVAVTIDAASIDTNVPQLDKMVKGTDMLDAERNPQIRFVSTRFERTGDARGKLTGDLTIRGVTQPVTLDVTFNGYGVDPLTKADTLGFSADGQFSRSKFGLTTWYPAVGDDIHVIIQAEAERPRAAS, from the coding sequence ATGAGCATCATTTTTCGCCGCGCCGTGGCCGCGATTGCGATTACGGCGGCGCTAGGCGCATGTACGCCGTTGCAGGTCGTCACGCACACGGTCACGCAAACGGAAGCGCGCGTGCCCGTCGGCCAGTACAAGCTCGATCCGCATCACACGAGCGTCACGTTCAACGTCGATCACTTCAAGTACACGCGCTTCACGATGCGCTTCGATCGCGTGGCGGGAGAGATCGACTGGAAGGAAGGTGGGCTGGACAAGAGCCAGGTCGCGGTGACGATCGACGCGGCGAGCATCGATACGAATGTCCCGCAACTGGACAAGATGGTGAAGGGGACGGATATGCTCGATGCGGAGCGCAATCCGCAGATCCGCTTCGTCAGCACGCGTTTCGAGCGCACGGGCGACGCGCGCGGCAAGCTGACCGGCGATCTGACGATACGCGGCGTGACACAGCCCGTGACGCTCGATGTGACGTTCAATGGCTACGGCGTCGATCCGCTGACGAAAGCCGATACGCTCGGCTTTTCAGCGGACGGCCAGTTCAGCCGCTCGAAGTTTGGTCTGACGACGTGGTACCCCGCCGTGGGTGACGATATTCACGTCATCATTCAGGCAGAGGCTGAGCGGCCGCGCGCTGCGAGTTGA
- a CDS encoding tyrosine-type recombinase/integrase, translated as MVSVDPVGPTDLSAAGADLFDSERQDWLVDPRTAFDAWLASQNFRHSSAEVYRAQWGLFLEWLKARHKNLVTVDMGSIAEFVGGLSIRKPQRARYLRLIERVLDHVREIELASTNPARFIAQDGEAEWRNARDNEPTGFLTIAERSALIAYLSSPVTNLTSAQRWRERRDRALIAVFLGGGIKTGEARTMSVDCVTAGSPWVVIEASNPLFTRRTRLAPFAVSVLDAWLDERKQAELSGELVFPASPSGRPMHKATMLRAVDALVEAAGISRSREARASPHTLRNSFAADLFESGVEPEVVGQWLGFAQAVSANRLHRAWKTWNEQEKFDAETRLEETSTSSEDPDQTRERG; from the coding sequence ATGGTCTCCGTCGATCCCGTTGGCCCCACTGATCTATCCGCCGCTGGCGCGGATCTCTTCGATAGCGAACGTCAAGACTGGCTGGTCGATCCGCGCACTGCATTCGATGCGTGGCTCGCCAGCCAAAACTTTCGCCATTCGTCGGCGGAAGTCTATCGGGCGCAGTGGGGACTCTTTCTCGAATGGCTAAAGGCGCGTCACAAGAATCTCGTCACGGTCGATATGGGTTCGATTGCCGAGTTCGTCGGCGGACTGTCGATACGAAAGCCGCAGCGCGCCCGGTATCTCCGGTTGATCGAGCGCGTACTCGACCACGTACGCGAGATCGAGCTTGCATCGACCAATCCCGCGCGATTCATCGCTCAGGATGGCGAAGCAGAATGGCGCAACGCGCGCGACAACGAGCCGACAGGATTTCTGACCATCGCAGAGCGTTCAGCCTTGATCGCGTATCTTTCTTCGCCCGTGACGAATCTGACGTCGGCTCAACGCTGGCGTGAGCGTCGCGATCGCGCGTTGATTGCTGTTTTTCTTGGCGGCGGCATCAAGACCGGCGAAGCCCGGACGATGTCGGTTGATTGCGTGACAGCGGGTTCGCCTTGGGTGGTGATCGAAGCGTCGAATCCATTGTTCACGCGGAGAACACGGCTCGCGCCGTTTGCCGTTTCCGTCCTCGACGCCTGGCTCGACGAACGTAAGCAGGCGGAACTGTCCGGCGAACTGGTTTTCCCCGCTTCGCCGTCCGGACGTCCGATGCATAAGGCCACGATGCTTCGCGCGGTCGATGCGCTCGTCGAAGCTGCCGGAATCAGTCGATCGCGTGAAGCACGTGCCAGTCCGCACACTTTGCGTAACTCGTTCGCGGCCGATCTGTTCGAAAGCGGAGTGGAACCGGAGGTCGTCGGGCAATGGCTTGGATTCGCGCAGGCGGTTTCGGCGAATCGGTTGCATCGCGCGTGGAAAACGTGGAATGAGCAGGAAAAATTCGACGCTGAAACGCGCCTCGAGGAAACCTCGACGTCTTCTGAAGATCCCGACCAGACACGGGAGCGCGGCTGA
- the parA gene encoding ParA family partition ATPase, which yields MAAEIIAVTQQKGGVGKSTIAMHLGAAFHERGKRVLVVDADGQNTLIHWASASSDSESGIPFPVVNLSEAGSQIHREIKKFVADYDLIVVDCPPSITEKVSGVVLLAATVAVMPTSSSPADYWSSVGLVKLVQQAQVMNEDLRAVFLLNKTEEKRMLTRELKRALEELGFPLLRTQIPTREAYKQAMALGQTVLQMSDRGAKLAALEVRACADEIAALLP from the coding sequence TTGGCAGCAGAAATCATCGCAGTGACACAACAGAAAGGCGGGGTCGGCAAGAGCACGATTGCGATGCACCTCGGCGCTGCCTTCCATGAAAGAGGCAAGCGCGTCCTCGTCGTTGACGCCGATGGCCAAAACACTCTCATTCACTGGGCAAGCGCATCCTCGGATAGTGAGTCCGGCATTCCATTCCCCGTCGTCAATCTCTCCGAGGCGGGCTCGCAGATCCATCGCGAGATCAAGAAGTTCGTCGCAGACTACGACCTGATCGTCGTCGACTGCCCGCCGTCGATCACGGAGAAGGTCTCTGGTGTCGTCCTTCTCGCCGCGACGGTCGCCGTGATGCCGACGTCCTCGTCGCCAGCGGATTACTGGTCGAGCGTGGGTCTCGTCAAGCTGGTCCAGCAGGCACAGGTCATGAACGAAGACCTACGTGCCGTCTTTCTCCTCAACAAGACCGAAGAGAAGCGAATGCTGACGCGTGAGTTGAAGCGTGCGTTGGAAGAACTCGGCTTCCCGCTTCTGCGCACCCAGATCCCCACGCGCGAGGCCTATAAACAGGCGATGGCGCTTGGTCAAACCGTCTTGCAGATGAGCGATCGGGGCGCGAAGCTGGCCGCTCTCGAAGTTCGCGCCTGTGCTGACGAGATCGCCGCCCTGCTTCCCTGA
- a CDS encoding replication initiation protein, with the protein MATKRAKKTDVVSPSSAELRKAVEAIAIQPKSGKITLLTRKLFNVLLTVAQQADESGDTYRALLSDIVANSAFDSNDTALVKEHLRRMVSVQVEWSQGTSSQKPGRKWGISTLIADAEILEDPTTRRVWVEFSFAPKIKKKLLDPVQYARLSLQFQSQLRSSAGLALYEICVRYLTNPSHLTMREAWEWWRPILSGTPDTEAGDEAKREYKYFKRDYLRPAIAEVNAVTNIFVELIEHREGRRVAEIQFRVTERKQPMLALDEHPNVFDSTLVDRMVKIGIPLKEAQTLYADSEENRIRAALQMTEQRMRSTTLPPVRSAPALFKDALKKGYAPPVDALPSAAAVKGSAGAPADDPKARLLDEYMAYRRKEAQALYQEQGEAERELARRSFEDDELPGLGAHMRDDWRRRGLESKLTETAFFDWLARKTWGEPTDGDLLSFTLSQSRAA; encoded by the coding sequence ATGGCCACGAAGCGCGCGAAAAAAACCGATGTGGTGAGCCCAAGCTCCGCCGAATTGCGCAAAGCCGTCGAGGCGATCGCCATTCAGCCCAAGAGCGGCAAGATCACGCTGCTCACACGTAAGCTGTTCAACGTCTTGCTCACGGTTGCCCAGCAAGCGGACGAATCGGGCGATACCTACCGGGCGTTGTTATCGGACATCGTCGCAAACTCGGCGTTCGATTCAAACGACACCGCTCTCGTCAAGGAACATTTGCGTCGCATGGTCTCCGTGCAGGTCGAATGGAGCCAGGGAACGTCGAGCCAGAAACCCGGCCGCAAATGGGGCATCTCTACGCTTATCGCCGACGCCGAAATTCTCGAAGATCCGACGACGCGTCGGGTCTGGGTCGAATTCTCGTTCGCGCCGAAGATTAAAAAGAAGCTGCTCGATCCCGTGCAATACGCGCGGTTGAGTTTGCAATTCCAAAGCCAGTTGCGCAGCAGCGCGGGTCTCGCGCTATATGAAATCTGCGTGCGTTACCTGACCAATCCGAGCCATCTGACGATGCGCGAGGCGTGGGAGTGGTGGCGCCCCATCCTGTCGGGTACGCCCGACACCGAAGCCGGCGATGAAGCCAAGCGCGAGTACAAGTATTTCAAGCGCGATTACCTGCGTCCGGCGATCGCGGAAGTGAATGCCGTCACGAACATCTTCGTCGAACTGATCGAACATCGCGAAGGCCGCCGGGTCGCCGAAATCCAGTTTCGGGTGACCGAACGCAAGCAGCCGATGCTCGCCCTCGATGAGCATCCGAACGTGTTCGACAGCACGCTCGTCGACCGGATGGTGAAGATCGGCATTCCGCTCAAAGAGGCGCAGACGCTGTACGCCGATAGCGAGGAAAACCGCATACGTGCGGCGCTGCAAATGACCGAGCAGCGCATGCGCAGCACGACCCTGCCGCCCGTGCGCAGCGCGCCGGCGCTGTTCAAGGATGCACTGAAGAAGGGTTATGCGCCGCCCGTCGATGCATTGCCTTCAGCGGCGGCTGTAAAAGGTTCGGCGGGCGCGCCTGCCGACGATCCGAAGGCAAGGCTGCTGGACGAGTACATGGCCTATCGGCGTAAGGAAGCGCAGGCGCTGTACCAGGAGCAGGGCGAAGCGGAGCGCGAGCTGGCTCGCCGTTCGTTTGAAGATGATGAATTGCCGGGTCTCGGCGCCCACATGCGCGACGATTGGCGTCGACGGGGCCTGGAGTCGAAGCTGACGGAAACCGCATTCTTTGACTGGCTCGCGCGCAAGACCTGGGGCGAGCCGACGGATGGCGATCTGCTTTCGTTCACGTTGAGCCAATCGCGAGCCGCTTGA
- a CDS encoding DUF2471 family protein, whose amino-acid sequence MNELNKEQDLAALRFKSAARDLEHIVRHIAARYIVQEVPLTWRLLHAIEAEALADLGFASRHDAVMLGLFQRPADFQFPETDDPVDFGRSNALPAVFAFAVSAYDAAEKSKASATRSRTPSDDRGVGRAWGG is encoded by the coding sequence ATGAACGAACTGAACAAGGAACAGGATCTGGCTGCGCTGCGCTTCAAGTCCGCGGCGCGTGACCTCGAACACATCGTCCGGCACATTGCGGCGCGATACATCGTGCAGGAGGTGCCGCTCACTTGGCGGCTTCTGCATGCGATCGAAGCGGAGGCGCTCGCGGATCTGGGGTTTGCCAGCCGGCATGACGCCGTGATGCTCGGGTTGTTCCAACGGCCCGCCGACTTTCAATTCCCCGAGACCGATGATCCCGTCGACTTTGGCCGCTCGAATGCATTGCCGGCCGTGTTTGCGTTTGCAGTTTCGGCTTATGACGCCGCGGAGAAGTCGAAGGCTTCAGCGACAAGGAGCCGGACTCCTAGCGATGATCGCGGCGTTGGGCGAGCATGGGGTGGATGA
- a CDS encoding DNA-binding protein translates to MNLDEERQAIRKELDTLRANGARRQELSLHACKRLFFDLGIRPSMAAVRDLTQTGSASDIPKDIDSFWERIRSASRVRVGAGVIPKALEEKAGELLGALFEDALSHAKASLDDERQELQALRAAAERDSHEGKIRKEVSEEAIQRSEARADTAWERVRVLETQLAAMNTSGSAHQEGLKASVRRLEAENESLHKRLDTEQSTNAGLRDRLDGLHAEMRQNAEHYAQQIKDAVAEAERRVKPMLVELDSLRAMAATYQTGVRDASRKEFDFIQQLAASKARGDRLDAQLREQSDELDLLTRQMTALRAQQGIDPAVAELLCQLASAGRLSVQELESIGTAVDGHVAVPARCPKCTEGEPELSQVDHRYELLCPECEHSSGTGNSRLAAVTRFMSATQTSTAT, encoded by the coding sequence ATGAATCTGGACGAAGAACGCCAAGCCATCCGAAAAGAACTCGATACGCTGCGTGCCAACGGTGCGCGTCGTCAGGAACTATCGCTTCACGCCTGCAAGCGCCTCTTTTTCGATCTCGGTATTCGACCGTCCATGGCGGCCGTACGTGACTTGACGCAAACAGGCAGTGCCAGCGATATCCCGAAAGACATCGACAGTTTCTGGGAACGCATTCGCTCCGCCTCACGCGTGCGTGTCGGCGCTGGGGTCATCCCCAAAGCGTTAGAGGAAAAAGCAGGCGAACTATTAGGTGCGCTCTTCGAAGACGCGCTGTCACACGCAAAGGCATCGCTCGATGACGAGCGCCAGGAACTTCAAGCATTGCGTGCCGCGGCCGAGCGCGATTCTCACGAAGGCAAGATCCGAAAAGAAGTCTCCGAAGAAGCGATACAGCGCAGCGAGGCACGTGCTGACACTGCCTGGGAACGCGTCCGTGTTCTTGAGACTCAGCTTGCCGCGATGAACACCAGCGGATCGGCACATCAGGAAGGATTGAAGGCGTCCGTGCGTCGACTGGAAGCCGAGAACGAATCGTTGCACAAGCGTCTCGACACCGAGCAGTCGACAAACGCGGGGCTGCGCGATCGGCTAGACGGGTTGCATGCCGAAATGCGCCAAAACGCCGAGCACTATGCGCAACAGATCAAGGATGCCGTGGCGGAGGCTGAGCGTCGCGTCAAGCCGATGCTCGTAGAACTGGACTCCTTGCGTGCAATGGCTGCGACGTACCAGACCGGGGTGCGCGACGCGAGCCGGAAGGAATTCGATTTCATCCAGCAACTAGCGGCTTCCAAGGCACGCGGAGACAGACTTGACGCGCAATTGCGCGAACAATCGGACGAACTCGATCTGCTGACGCGCCAGATGACCGCGCTGCGGGCCCAGCAAGGCATCGACCCTGCCGTCGCGGAATTGCTTTGTCAGCTGGCAAGTGCCGGCAGGCTGAGCGTGCAGGAATTGGAATCGATCGGAACAGCCGTCGATGGGCACGTCGCGGTGCCGGCACGCTGTCCAAAATGCACCGAAGGTGAGCCGGAGCTTTCGCAGGTTGATCACCGCTACGAGCTGCTTTGTCCCGAATGCGAGCACTCGTCGGGAACAGGCAATTCGCGGTTGGCCGCGGTGACACGCTTCATGTCTGCGACGCAAACGTCGACGGCGACCTGA
- the tdh gene encoding L-threonine 3-dehydrogenase: protein MKALAKLERAPGLTLTRVKKPEVGHNDVMIRITRTAICGTDIHIWKWDDWAQKTIPVPMHVGHEYVGEIVEMGQEVRGFSIGDRVSGEGHITCGFCRNCRAGRRHLCRNTVGVGVNREGAFAEYLVIPAFNAFKIPPEISDDLAAIFDPFGNATHTALSFNLVGEDVLITGAGPIGIMAVAIAKHVGARNVVITDVNDYRLELARKMGATRAVNVSRESLRDVMSDLHMTEGFDVGLEMSGVPSAFTSMLEAMNHGGKIALLGIPPAQTAIDWTQVIFKGLEIKGIYGREMFETWYKMVAMLQSGLDLSPILTHRFAVDDYERAFATMLSGESGKVILDWTV, encoded by the coding sequence ATGAAAGCACTGGCAAAACTCGAACGCGCACCGGGCCTCACGTTGACCCGAGTGAAGAAACCCGAAGTCGGACATAACGACGTGATGATCCGCATCACGCGCACGGCCATTTGCGGCACCGACATTCATATCTGGAAGTGGGACGACTGGGCGCAGAAAACCATTCCTGTGCCGATGCATGTCGGTCACGAGTATGTTGGCGAAATCGTCGAAATGGGTCAGGAAGTACGCGGCTTTTCGATCGGCGACCGCGTGTCGGGCGAAGGGCATATCACGTGCGGCTTCTGTCGCAACTGTCGTGCGGGACGCCGGCATTTGTGCCGCAATACCGTCGGCGTCGGTGTGAATCGCGAAGGCGCGTTTGCCGAATACCTCGTGATTCCCGCGTTCAACGCGTTCAAGATTCCGCCTGAAATCTCCGACGATCTCGCCGCGATTTTCGATCCGTTCGGCAACGCGACGCACACGGCGCTGTCGTTCAATCTCGTCGGCGAAGACGTGCTGATCACGGGCGCGGGGCCGATCGGCATCATGGCCGTGGCGATCGCGAAGCACGTGGGCGCGCGCAACGTCGTGATTACCGACGTCAACGATTACCGTCTGGAACTCGCGCGCAAGATGGGCGCGACGCGCGCGGTGAATGTGTCGCGCGAATCGCTGCGCGACGTGATGAGCGATCTGCACATGACGGAAGGCTTCGACGTGGGCCTCGAAATGTCGGGCGTGCCGAGCGCGTTCACGTCGATGCTCGAAGCGATGAACCACGGCGGCAAGATCGCGTTGCTCGGCATTCCGCCCGCGCAAACGGCGATCGACTGGACGCAGGTCATCTTCAAGGGCCTCGAAATCAAGGGCATTTATGGCCGCGAGATGTTCGAGACCTGGTACAAGATGGTTGCGATGCTGCAAAGCGGACTGGATCTCTCGCCGATTCTCACGCACCGCTTCGCCGTCGACGATTACGAACGGGCGTTCGCGACCATGTTGTCAGGTGAAAGCGGCAAGGTCATTCTCGACTGGACCGTCTGA
- a CDS encoding helix-turn-helix domain-containing protein produces the protein MASSGTRRSSSSTAATAAQSVAAPPRVGEQIQRLRTERKMTLDDLSRAAGVSKSMLSEIERDKANPTIAVAWRLTNALGVSLDSLFAPQKAPEPIAVSGPHEIPTLSGHDARYQLRVWGPIDLAGKFEWYELTLQPGGALVSSAHEPGTREHLTVLHGAIDIEAAGTTKRLKVADTARYVADEPHAIRNAGKGEAKALLVVIHG, from the coding sequence ATGGCAAGTTCGGGAACGCGCAGGAGTTCGTCGTCTACAGCGGCCACGGCAGCGCAGTCGGTGGCGGCGCCGCCGCGCGTGGGTGAGCAGATTCAACGATTGCGCACTGAACGCAAAATGACGCTTGACGACCTGTCGCGCGCGGCGGGGGTGTCGAAATCGATGCTGTCGGAAATCGAACGCGACAAGGCGAATCCGACGATTGCCGTCGCATGGCGGCTAACGAATGCGTTGGGCGTCAGTCTCGATTCGCTATTCGCACCGCAAAAGGCGCCCGAGCCGATTGCCGTGTCCGGTCCGCATGAAATTCCGACGCTGAGCGGGCACGACGCGCGATATCAGTTGCGAGTATGGGGGCCGATCGATCTGGCGGGGAAATTCGAATGGTACGAACTGACGCTGCAGCCGGGTGGTGCGTTGGTGTCGAGCGCGCACGAGCCTGGAACGCGCGAACATCTGACCGTCCTGCACGGCGCTATCGATATCGAAGCGGCGGGCACGACGAAGCGCCTGAAGGTGGCAGACACCGCACGCTACGTCGCCGACGAGCCGCATGCGATCCGCAACGCGGGGAAAGGCGAGGCCAAAGCTTTGCTTGTCGTCATTCACGGCTAG
- a CDS encoding glycine C-acetyltransferase has protein sequence MRDPFLAHLRSTLDQIRADGFHKTERVIASQQSSDIRLESGADVLNFCANNYLGLANDARLIAAAKDGLDQDGFGMASVRFICGTQTVHKELERALSAFLKTDDCILYSSCFDANGGLFETLLDDNDAIISDELNHASIIDGVRLSKAKRYRYKNNDLADLEAKLREADAAGARFKLIATDGVFSMDGIIADLAGICDLADRYGALVMVDDSHAVGFIGEHGRGTPEHCGVLERVDIITGTLGKALGGASGGYIAARQEIVDLLRQRSRPYLFSNTLTPSIAAASLKVLELLASEEGKQLRERVRANGARFRQAMSAHGFTLVPGEHPIIPVMLGDAQLASNMADALLKEGVYVIGFSYPVVPKGRARIRTQMSAAHTAEQIDRAVDAFARVGRSLGVI, from the coding sequence ATGCGTGACCCCTTCCTCGCGCATCTGCGCAGCACGCTCGACCAGATTCGCGCCGATGGTTTCCACAAGACCGAGCGCGTGATCGCGAGCCAGCAATCGTCGGATATTCGTCTCGAGAGCGGCGCCGACGTGCTGAACTTCTGCGCGAACAACTATCTTGGCCTCGCCAATGACGCGCGTCTGATCGCCGCCGCGAAAGACGGACTCGACCAGGACGGCTTCGGCATGGCGTCGGTGCGTTTCATCTGCGGCACGCAGACCGTGCACAAGGAACTCGAACGCGCGCTGTCCGCATTCCTGAAGACGGACGACTGCATCCTCTACTCGAGCTGCTTCGATGCAAACGGCGGCCTGTTCGAAACACTGCTCGACGATAACGACGCCATCATCAGCGATGAACTGAATCACGCGAGCATCATCGACGGCGTGCGGCTGTCGAAAGCAAAGCGTTACCGCTACAAGAACAACGACCTCGCTGATCTCGAAGCGAAGCTGCGCGAAGCCGACGCAGCGGGCGCACGCTTCAAGCTGATTGCAACGGACGGCGTGTTTTCGATGGACGGCATCATTGCCGATCTCGCGGGCATTTGCGATCTCGCGGACCGCTATGGCGCGCTCGTGATGGTCGACGATTCGCACGCGGTCGGTTTCATCGGCGAACACGGACGCGGTACGCCTGAGCATTGTGGCGTGCTCGAGCGCGTCGACATCATCACGGGAACGCTGGGCAAGGCGCTCGGCGGCGCGTCGGGCGGCTATATCGCGGCGCGCCAGGAGATCGTCGATCTGTTGCGGCAACGCTCGCGTCCCTATCTGTTCTCGAACACGCTCACGCCGAGTATCGCCGCCGCATCGCTGAAGGTGCTTGAGCTGCTCGCCAGCGAAGAAGGCAAGCAGTTGCGCGAACGCGTACGCGCAAACGGCGCGCGTTTCCGTCAGGCGATGAGCGCGCACGGCTTCACGCTCGTGCCGGGCGAACACCCCATCATTCCCGTGATGCTCGGTGATGCGCAACTTGCATCGAACATGGCCGACGCGCTGCTCAAGGAAGGCGTGTACGTGATCGGCTTTTCGTATCCCGTCGTGCCGAAAGGCCGCGCGCGCATTCGCACGCAGATGAGCGCCGCGCACACGGCGGAACAGATCGATCGGGCCGTCGATGCATTCGCACGCGTCGGCCGTTCGCTTGGCGTGATCTGA
- a CDS encoding ParB/RepB/Spo0J family partition protein — protein sequence MKPSQFAKGFQARPDTTSSEKRTALDRLNAIDGLVQNAPKNTNIAAFKSPVAAPTSPSEAELADSANESSEYRAWRAEHSYRAGQIVELPLKAIKPSPFNPRYFYLKSSIAELAVNLAKQGQQQAIHVIPDYDNPGSYFVSDGGRRVRALKEANKETVKAIVIDLPIGIQSYKLGYDLNVQRDSQTVFDNAIVWRRFLDEKHFQSQKELAEHLGLDESTIAVALSIAKLPETVMQEMVARPDRFGSNMAYQVGRYHSARGTDSTLRLINKILSDDLSTRQVADIVKGRATAQESAKPAGRQRYAQRLDIKLAGVSVGDLKSYGEDRLELKLRGLTREKRDEILRQIEQMLSDQK from the coding sequence ATGAAACCGTCCCAATTCGCCAAAGGCTTCCAGGCACGTCCCGATACGACCAGCAGCGAAAAGCGCACGGCGCTCGATCGGCTGAACGCGATCGACGGGCTGGTGCAAAACGCACCGAAGAACACGAACATCGCCGCATTCAAGAGTCCCGTTGCAGCGCCCACTTCACCGAGCGAAGCGGAGCTGGCCGATTCCGCGAACGAATCCTCTGAATACCGCGCGTGGCGAGCTGAGCACAGCTATCGCGCCGGACAGATCGTTGAGCTTCCGCTGAAAGCGATCAAACCGAGTCCGTTCAATCCGCGATATTTCTATCTGAAGTCGTCGATTGCCGAACTCGCGGTCAATCTCGCAAAGCAAGGACAGCAGCAGGCCATCCACGTCATCCCCGACTACGACAATCCGGGCAGCTATTTCGTCAGCGACGGCGGCCGGCGTGTCCGGGCATTGAAAGAAGCGAACAAGGAGACGGTGAAGGCGATCGTCATCGATCTCCCGATCGGTATTCAGAGCTACAAACTCGGCTACGACCTCAACGTCCAGCGCGATTCACAGACGGTATTCGACAACGCGATCGTATGGCGACGCTTTCTGGACGAGAAGCACTTCCAGAGTCAGAAGGAACTCGCTGAACACCTTGGACTCGATGAATCGACGATCGCGGTGGCGCTCTCGATTGCAAAACTGCCTGAGACCGTGATGCAGGAGATGGTCGCGCGACCGGATCGCTTCGGCTCGAATATGGCGTATCAGGTCGGCCGGTATCACTCGGCGCGCGGCACGGATTCCACGCTGCGTCTGATCAACAAGATCCTCTCCGACGATCTGAGCACGCGCCAGGTCGCCGACATCGTGAAGGGCAGGGCGACGGCGCAGGAAAGCGCGAAGCCGGCAGGACGCCAGCGTTACGCGCAGCGACTCGATATCAAGCTAGCTGGAGTATCGGTTGGCGACCTGAAGTCTTACGGTGAAGACAGGCTCGAGCTGAAACTGCGGGGATTGACGCGTGAGAAGCGCGATGAAATTCTCCGACAGATCGAGCAAATGCTGTCGGATCAGAAATAA
- a CDS encoding TetR/AcrR family transcriptional regulator, which produces MATLDDTTGSARERLLDAAEALIYAGGIHATGVDAIVRQSGTARKSFYTHFESKDALVAAALARRDERWMRWFIEGTLRRGKHPRARMLAMFDVLREWFVSEDFHGCAFLNAAGEIASPDDPIRVVAREHKERLLEFVRTQCDEYVASTGGDSRRAARLSRQWLILIDGAIGVALVSGDADAALDARAAAGHLLDSNSASTRSSTGRAST; this is translated from the coding sequence ATGGCTACTCTCGACGACACGACTGGCAGCGCGCGCGAGCGGCTGCTCGACGCCGCAGAAGCGTTGATTTACGCGGGCGGCATTCACGCAACGGGCGTGGATGCGATCGTCCGGCAATCGGGCACGGCGCGCAAAAGCTTCTACACGCATTTCGAATCGAAAGATGCGTTGGTGGCGGCCGCGCTCGCGCGGCGCGACGAACGCTGGATGAGATGGTTCATCGAAGGAACATTACGCCGTGGCAAGCATCCGCGCGCGCGCATGCTCGCCATGTTCGACGTCTTGCGCGAATGGTTCGTATCGGAAGACTTTCACGGCTGCGCGTTTCTCAACGCCGCGGGCGAGATCGCTTCACCTGACGATCCGATTCGCGTCGTCGCGCGCGAACACAAGGAGCGCCTGCTCGAATTCGTGCGCACGCAATGCGACGAGTACGTCGCATCGACGGGCGGCGACAGTCGGCGCGCGGCGCGGCTGTCTCGGCAGTGGCTGATCCTGATCGACGGCGCGATCGGCGTCGCGCTCGTGAGCGGCGACGCCGATGCCGCGCTCGACGCACGCGCCGCAGCCGGGCATCTGCTCGATTCCAACAGTGCAAGTACCCGCTCGTCCACTGGGCGAGCGTCCACCTGA
- a CDS encoding DUF1348 family protein, whose translation MADIERRPPVPPFTRETAIQKVRAAEDAWNTREPERVSLAYTPDSKWRNRADFPTGRPEIVAFLQRKWARELDYRLIKELWAFTDNRIAVRFAYEWHDDSGNWFRSYGNENWEFDENGLMAFRHASINDKPIREEERLYRWPLGRRPDDHPGLSELGL comes from the coding sequence ATGGCCGATATCGAAAGACGTCCTCCCGTCCCGCCGTTCACGCGCGAGACGGCCATCCAGAAAGTGCGCGCCGCTGAAGATGCATGGAACACGCGCGAGCCCGAGCGCGTGTCGCTGGCTTACACGCCGGATAGCAAATGGCGCAACCGTGCGGATTTCCCCACGGGGCGTCCCGAGATCGTCGCGTTCTTGCAGCGCAAGTGGGCGAGGGAACTCGACTACCGGCTGATCAAGGAACTGTGGGCCTTCACTGACAATCGCATCGCGGTGCGTTTTGCCTACGAGTGGCACGACGATTCCGGCAACTGGTTCCGTTCGTACGGCAACGAGAACTGGGAATTCGACGAGAACGGACTAATGGCGTTTCGCCACGCGAGCATCAACGACAAGCCGATCCGCGAAGAAGAGCGGCTGTATCGCTGGCCGCTGGGCCGCCGTCCGGACGATCATCCGGGGCTGTCGGAGCTCGGTCTGTAA